In Mixophyes fleayi isolate aMixFle1 chromosome 4, aMixFle1.hap1, whole genome shotgun sequence, the following proteins share a genomic window:
- the LOC142150104 gene encoding sulfate transporter-like, giving the protein MAQFIDLEYPIKNEFPEQSERSPSLPYNSVELEEQIKPVLNPKDLIWEETKECCISSPRKLGRFCFELFPVLSWLPQYKIKEYLLGDIVSGIIVGIVNIPQAIAYSLLASQDPIYGLYTNFFCCIIYFFMASSHHNCVGTFGVLCLMVGNSVNKQLKAAGFTEDGDAVLNSTLAANSTLCGKGCYAIMVATSLTFMAGVYQVFMGLFRLGFISVYLSEPLLNGFVTGSSLTIITSQMKYLLGLKIPRHDGEGSLITTWIDIFNNLQSTNICDLLTSAVAIAIMVPVKNINDRFKSKMKVPFPVELFVIIVATLVSHYFDFNGKYKSSICGSIPTGFKPPRSPEWSLIPKIAIDAIPIAIIGFAMTVSLAEIFAKKHGYTVSTNQEMIAIGMCNLIPSFFYSFASCAALAKTLLKESTGANTQLNGIVSSLVLLLVLLAISPLFYSLQNCILGIITIVSLKGALVKFSDTPKMWRISRIDTVVWWVSMLASALISTEIGLLVGVCFSMLCVIFRTQRPRATLLGNVSGTEIYEDQFKYKELDIVPNIKIYRFDGSLYYANKDYFKATLYSKTGVNPLIVLTLQRKTKKEKKEEEVTPVQTNYRFISKLNAIKTVCKTSKSTNIPALKMHSLIIDCGAMQFVDSVGLSVLIEVRNDYEEIGVWVFLANCNPSVRQLLHNGNFFSGTNGSAGLHAFHSVHDAVMFAERKFRKRMKLSQINDVDSFSTQDQEDTEDGQ; this is encoded by the exons ATGGCTCAG TTTATAGATCTTGAATATCCTATAAAGAATGAGTTTCCTGAACAAAGTGAGCGCTCACCTTCCCTACCCTATAATTCTGTGGAACTTGAAGAACAAATCAAACCAGTGCTCAATCCCAAAGACCTcatatgggaggaaaccaaagaaTGTTGTATCAGCAGCCCTAGAAAGTTAGGCAGATTTTGCTTCGAACTCTTTCCAGTGTTGTCCTGGCTTCCTCAATACAAGATTAAAGAATACCTGCTAGGTGACATTGTATCTGGAATCATAGTTGGCATCGTGAATATTCCTCAGGCAATAGCTTATTCACTCTTAGCAAGTCAAGACCCCATTTATGGCCTATACACCAACTTCTTCTGCTGCATCATCTACTTCTTCATGGCATCATCTCACCATAACTGTGTTGGTACATTTGGGGTGCTGTGCCTTATGGTAGGCAATTCTGTGAACAAGCAGTTAAAAGCTGCTGGTTTCACTGAAGATGGTGATGCTGTATTAAACTCAACACTAGCTGCTAACAGTACTCTATGTGGGAAGGGATGTTATGCTATCATGGTGGCCACATCTTTAACTTTCATGGCGGGAGTTTACCAG GTCTTCATGGGACTATTTCGCTTAGGTTTCATCTCAGTGTATTTATCGGAACCCTTGCTGAACGGTTTTGTTACTGGGTCTTCTCTCACCATCATAACGTCTCAGATGAAGTATCTGCTGGGTTTGAAGATTCCTCGCCATGATGGGGAAGGCTCTCTGATTACTACTTGGATTGATATTTTCAATAACTTACAAAGCACTAACATATGTGATTTACTAACCAGTGCCGTTGCAATAGCCATCATGGTACCAGTCAAAAatattaatgacagattcaaAAGTAAGATGAAGGTCCCATTTCCAGTTGAACTGTTTGTTATTATTGTGGCCACATTGGTTTCCCATTACTTTGATTTCAATGGCAAATATAAATCATCAATTTGTGGGTCAATTCCTACTGGATTTAAGCCCCCAAGGTCACCGGAGTGGAGTTTGATTCCAAAAATCGCAATTGATGCAATTCCAATAGCAATAATTGGATTTGCAATGACAGTATCTCTTGCCGAAATATTTGCCAAAAAACACGGCTACACAGTCAGCACCAATCAGGAAATGATAGCTATTGGCATGTGCAATCTGATTCCATCTTTCTTTTACTCTTTTGCAAGCTGTGCTGCTCTTGCGAAAACTTTGCTTAAGGAGTCCACAGGGGCCAATACACAGCTGAATGGAATTGTCTCCTCATTAGTATTGTTGCTAGTACTGTTGGCTATTTCACCACTTTTCTACTCACTGCAAAACTGTATTTTAGGAATTATCACTATTGTTAGCCTTAAGGGTGCACTTGTGAAATTTTCAGACACGCCAAAAATGTGGCGGATAAGCAGAATTGACACTGTGGTCTGGTGGGTCAGCATGTTAGCTTCTGCCTTGATCTCCACTGAGATTGGGCTGTTGGTGGGCGTTTGCTTCTCTATGCTCTGTGTGATCTTTCGCACACAGAGGCCAAGGGCCACTCTTTTAGGCAATGTTAGTGGGACAGAGATTTATGAAGACCAGTTCAAATATAAAGAGTTAGATATTGtacccaatattaaaatatatcggTTTGATGGTTCTCTGTACTATGCCAACAAAGATTATTTCAAAGCAACTCTGTATAGCAAAACAGGTGTTAACCCATTGATAGTGTTAACCTTACAGAGAAagaccaaaaaagaaaaaaaagaagaagaggttaCACCTGTGCAAACCAATTACAGGTTTATCTCAAAGCTAAATGCAATTAAAACAGTATGCAAAACTTCCAAATCTACAAACATACCAGCACTCAAGATGCACTCTTTAATTATTGATTGTGGCGCCATGCAGTTTGTAGACAGTGTAGGCCTCAGTGTACTCATAGAGGTCCGCAATGACTATGAAGAGATTGGCGTATGGGTGTTTCTTGCCAACTGCAATCCATCTGTTCGCCAGCTACTCCATAATGGCAACTTTTTTAGTGGCACAAATGGCAGTGCTGGACTGCACGCGTTTCACAGTGTACATGATGCAGTCATGTTCGCTGAGAGGAAGTTCCGAAAAAGAATGAAGCTAAGTCAGATTAATGATGTTGATTCCTTTTCAACACAAGATCAAGAGGACACTGAAGATggacaataa